The proteins below are encoded in one region of Meriones unguiculatus strain TT.TT164.6M chromosome 18, Bangor_MerUng_6.1, whole genome shotgun sequence:
- the LOC132648958 gene encoding olfactory receptor 4K3-like, with protein MGEGNQSVVSEFILWGLSNSWNIQLSLFVIFLMIYLLIVSGNIAILVLIITDPHLHSPMYFLLANLSFVDMWLSSVTTPKMITDFLRENKTISFSGCMSQVFFAHCIAAGEMVLLVVMAYDRYVAICKPLHYFTIMNLKRCTGLVLTSWTTGFVHAMSHLVVIVELPFCGPKEIDSFFCDMPLVIKLACIDSDDLDVLMNAGCGVVAVTCFILLLISYTYILITVRQSSKAGAHKALSTCTAHITVVIIFFAPCIFIYVWPLNITWLDKFLAVFYSVFTPLLNPGIYTLRNKEMKNAMKRFISNYFGPKGNF; from the coding sequence ATGGGTGAAGGCAATCAGTCTGTGGTGTCAGAATTTATACTTTGGGGACTTTCCAACTCATGGAATATTCAGCTCTCACTCTTTgtgatatttttaatgatttatctTCTCATTGTTTCTGGAAATATTGCCATTCTGGTTTTAATCATCACTGACCCGCATCTGCATTCTCCCATGTACTTCCTGTTGGccaacctgtcttttgttgatatGTGGCTTTCTTCAGTCACCACTCCTAAAATGATCACAGACTTTCTCAGGGAAAACAAGACTATTTCCTTTTCAGGCTGCATGTCTCAGGTCTTCTTTGCTCACTGCATCGCTGCAGGAGAGATGGTGTTGTTGGTGGTAATGgcttatgaccgctatgtggccatctgcaagCCACTGCATTACTTTAccatcatgaacctgaaaagatgTACTGGGTTGGTGTTGACTTCCTGGACAACTGGATTTGTACATGCCATGAGTCACCTGGTAGTGATTGTGGAACTGCCATTTTGTGGACCTAAGGAAATAGACAGCTTTTTCTGTGATATGCCATTGGTAATCAAGCTAGCTTGCATAGATTCCGATGATTTGGATGTTCTAATGAATGCTGGCTGTGGGGTTGTGGCTGTAACCTGCTTTATTCTGTTGCTCATATCCTACACTTATATCCTAATCACTGTACGACAGAGCTCTAAAGCTGGGGCTCATAAGGCCCTGTCCACGTGCACTGCCCACATCACAGTGGTGATCATCTTTTTTGCACCTTGCATCTTCATCTATGTGTGGCCTCTCAATATCACCTGGTTGGATAAATTTCTTGCTGTATTTTACTCTGTTTTCACACCTCTCCTCAACCCAGGTATTTATActctgagaaataaagaaatgaaaaatgccatgaaaagattTATAAGCAACTACTTTGGTCCCAAAGGAAATTTCTAA